The Nerophis lumbriciformis linkage group LG05, RoL_Nlum_v2.1, whole genome shotgun sequence genome contains a region encoding:
- the LOC133606539 gene encoding uncharacterized protein isoform X1, translating into MFPTQVPHGWPEPSTVPSNEAILRSINMHVRHIKEVRAHGKPLPQPSHQSCQQTDVPPFDARTTALNPLDQTTAAASYGGAMDSCFNFFHETKLDHQSIPGLCDHDHPMSDKLAAPPGSSPTKYTSESAANILQRFGLEKEDMDLLLSYPEDQITPASLPFILRQIRLQKAERAVAATTTIAATAIAATVTSVTASATTDLSKVLTEFANKNSLKHSLAATESNTLENALQAAYFRDQASSSSSLSSMLPFVAPKSHNSVYAVQSFTLTGKEIDVQHASSKIVYQRELEAGRSSKPESQASIAAYHQAHSSRPNLLLISCKNEDDCSASEPRRNQDTKELQQRMTKNLEPTQQQYLANKQQDISNKQDMSNKPHAQQCTTSKKDKSEKPDDGCSKLVQPICSIVTQFSCLGQPPTAAPPRRAPLSNTLPQTARISNNVVDPSRVFPNMDGLVQQNSSLHLTSSKNSKPVSTFAKARRRSPSPCTSRRRSYSSSSCDSRRSRSQSYERSLSRSKKRRWSPERRRNSPHSSRHIRSYRSRSRSWDRQYPSARSHRGTSSPPRSPKKCLSPERHRDRTASPKRFMKRHSLTRSSRDANVPFLENSYTAEHLAKKVLETSAVQSLSNQRDLETVVKTLAPALLAELLKMESFSSLALSSPSSADKQMDMTEAPTSSFNKVGLKSSPPTMVKLEGICSDLSHDDVASYAENFGKTKSVVLFRAKGEAIVCFEQEDAAKKMKNIKNFCLKDIPVSVVKQMESDDEESNTCSTSGKPLHKMPAVSQQTRAETSTALDPQPTPARTYPISLAKVSKATASYSKAKNVSIKQVSKGKKRADKKGLVKAKTLTIKAKQSQGAVKEKGEQSKCFTEEQCNVEVSSELAIVGPESVTEPPLHRVAQTEDLSDPLPAEVMSPLMDKDKQTTNVEDDQEVTAESCQTNKDYDIDAVKTSVCKEGTMVSEKEEAQQVIDSVEEHPTSSETASEWELCSPCTASKKEEHDSPKTQQTQVKNHSTSGLPEVEQKHQVVDSINVQQSSSMPMVGPRRSMGEKTPDPSVEDEETTFHILDSVDTEIVQEEPSITTQSSRGKRGRPLKNDASSEKRVQEEMTPMKKRTRTSQECTKKETPTKKTQPVLKDEVKSLPTTRGKGRRGRPKKTVQTTKKRKDDCLEKDEQDAGDEEEAPFQVLDSVKNKTLHDHNSPKKKDMTDSKHQENKSNEIVDSLNEGPAEEEPFDGDGHDDDDDDDGDKDESVETSQTTKHTRQRQARQLLLSSSSEDNASLVLQDKAEEADPEEASSPNWSGRATRRGRPTSVVKEEHIATKRTRSQAPCVAPSFGLPAFKANNPLGQEFVRCGYFCDMCSTFYQHEITTQEMHCSSREHYNNLKKYYGTLQQKASKR; encoded by the exons ATGTTCCCCACACAAGTGCCTCATGGATGGCCAGAACCCAGCACTGTCCCTAGCAATGAAGCAATCCTGAGGTCTATAAATATGCATGTTAGACACATTAAAGAGGTGAGGGCTCATGGAAAACCTTTGCCTCAGCCTTCACATCAAAGCTGTCAACAAACAGATGTCCCCCCATTTGATGCAAGGACCACCGCTTTGAACCCGCTCGACCAAACCACAGCTGCAGCCAGCTATGGTGGTGCCATGGATTCATGCTTCAATTTCTTTCATGAAACTAAACTAGATCATCAGTCCATTCCGGGATTGTGTGATCATGACCATCCTATGTCAGATAAACTAGCAGCTCCCCCCGGGTCCAGCCCAACCAAATATACCTCAGAATCGGCCGCCAATATCCTTCAACGCTTTGGACTTGAAAAGGAGGACATGGACCTTCTGTTATCCTATCCTGAAGACCAGATTACCCCCGCTAGTTTACCGTTCATCTTACGCCAAATACGCCTTCAGAAAGCTGAAAGAGCTGTTGCAGCCACCACTACAATTGCAGCTACTGCAATAGCCGCCACCGTAACATCTGTCACTGCATCAGCCACCACAGATCTATCCAAAGTATTGACTGAATTTGcaaacaaaaacagtttgaaacaTTCTTTAGCAGCGACTGAAAGCAACACTTTGGAAAATGCTCTACAGGCTGCTTATTTCAGAGATCAGGCAAGTTCTAGCTCTTCTCTTAGCTCAATGCTCCCTTTTGTGGCTCCTAAAAGTCACAATTCAGTTTATGCAGTACAGAGTTTTACTCTGACAGGAAAAGAAATAGATGTCCAACATGCATCATCTAAAATAGTTTATCAGAGAGAACTAGAAGCGGGTCGCTCGTCAAAACCAGAATCCCAAGCATCCATCGCTGCATACCATCAAGCACATTCCAGCCGACCTAACTTGTTGCTCATTTCTTGTAAAAACGAAGATGACTGCAGTGCGAGTGAACCCAGGAGGAATCAAGATACAAAGGAGCTGCAACAGAGAATGACAAAAAATCTGGAGCCAACCCAGCAACAATATTTAGCAAATAAACAACAAGATATATCAAATAAGCAAGACATGTCAAATAAACCTCATGCACAGCAATGCACGACAAGCAAAAAAGATAAGTCAGAGAAACCTGATGATGGTTGTAGTAAACTGGTGCAACCCATCTGTAGCATTGTCACTCAGTTTTCGTGTCTAGGTCAGCCTCCGACTGCTGCACCCCCTAGAAGAGCGCCCCTTTCAAACACCCTACCACAAACAGCCCGAATATCCAACAATGTGGTGGACCCGTCCAGAGTCTTTCCAAACATG GATGGTCTCGTTCAACAGAACAGCAGCCTGCACCTCACCAGCAGCAAGAA CAGCAAGCCTGTTTCAACTTTCGCCAAAGCCAGGAGACGCTCACCGTCCCCCTGCACCTCCAGACGCAG GTCCTACTCTTCCTCATCCTGTGACAGTCGGCGCTCACGTTCCCAAAGCTATGAAAGGTCGCTTTCCAGGAGTAAGAAGAGGCGGTGGAGCCCGGAGAGACGACGGAATTCCCCGCATTCGAGCCGACACATTCGCAG CTATCGCTCACGCTCCAGGAGCTGGGACAGACAATATCCATCAGCAAGAAGCCATCGGGGGACATCTTCGCCACCAAGGAGCCCCAAAAAGTGCTTGTCACCAGAAAGGCACAGAGACCGGACTGCATCACCCAAAAGGTTTATGAAAAGACATTCCTTAACAAGGAGTAGTCGGGATGCAAACGTTCCTTTTTTAGAGAATTCATACACTGCAGAACATCTTGCCAAGAAGGTGTTGGAAACATCAG CGGTCCAGTCTTTGTCCAACCAAAGGGATCTGGAGACTGTGGTGAAAACTCTGGCTCCTGCCTTGCTGGCTGAACTACTCAAGATGGAGTCTTTCTCTTCACTTGCCCTTTCCTCGCCCTCATCTGCAGACAAACAAATGGATATGACCGAAGCGCCAACTTCCTCTTTCAATAAG GTTGGGCTCAAGTCATCGCCCCCGACGATGGTGAAGCTGGAGGGAATATGTAGTGATCTGTCCCACGATGACGTGGCGTCCTATGCCGAGAACTTTGGAAAAACCAAGTCGGTTGTACTGTTTCGGGCCAAAGGCGAG GCCATTGTGTGTTTTGAGCAAGAAGACGCCGCCAAGAAGATGAAGAACATAAAGAACTTCTGTTTAAAGGACATTCCGGTGTCTGTTGTTAAACAGATG GAAAGCGACGACGAGGAGTCGAACAC GTGCAGCACATCTGGCAAGCCTCTTCACAAGATGCCTGCTGTTTCTCAACAAACCAGAGCGGAAACAAGTACGGCACTGGACCCTCAACCAACTCCAGCTAGAACTTACCCTATAAGCCTGGCAAAGGTCTCGAAAGCCACAGCGTCATATTCCAAAGCAAAGAATGTCTCAATCAAGCAGGtttcaaaaggaaaaaaaagagctgATAAGAAAGGTCTAGTAAAAGCTAAAACCCTAACAATCAAAGCGAAGCAATCTCAAGGTGCTGTTAAGGAAAAGGGGGAGCAATCCAAATGTTTCACCGAAGAGCAGTGCAATGTTGAGGTCTCCTCTGAGCTAGCCATTGTTGGACCAGAAAGCGTGACAGAACCCCCGCTGCATAGAGTGGctcaaacagaagatctgagtgaccCGCTACCTGCAGAAGTCATGTCTCCTTTGATGGATAAAGACAAGCAGACGACCAACGTGGAAGACGACCAAGAGGTGACAGCAGAATCCtgtcaaacaaacaaagactaTGACATTGACGCTGTAAAAACCTCTGTTTGTAAAGAAGGCACCATGGTctcagaaaaagaagaagcacaACAGGTGATTGATTCTGTTGAAGAGCACCCAACTTCTAGTGAGACAGCGAGTGAGTGGGAATTGTGTTCTCCATGCACAGCTTCCAAGAAAGAAGAACATGACTCTCCAAAGACGCAGCAGACTCAAGTGAAGAACCACAGCACTTCTGGACTACCTGAAGTTGAGCAGAAGCACCAGGTTGTTGATTCTATTAATGTTCAACAGTCCAGCAGCATGCCAATGGTTGGTCCTAGGAGGAGCATGGGAGAAAAGACCCCAGATCCATCTGTAGAGGATGAGGAGACTACTTTTCACATCTTAGACTCTGTGGACACTGAGATAGTACAAGAAGAGCCCAGCATCACAACCCAATCTAGCAGAGGAAAAAGAGGAAGGCCGCTAAAGAACGATGCTTCGAGTGAGAAAAGAGTTCAAGAAGAAATGACACCAATGAAGAAAAGGACAAGAACTTCACAGGAATGCACCAAAAAAGAAACACCAACCAAGAAAACGCAGCCTGTTCTGAAAGATGAAGTGAAGAGTCTTCCAACTACAAGAGGaaaaggaagaagaggaagaccTAAGAAAACAGTCCAAACCACTAAAAAAAGGAAAGATGACTGTTTAGAAAAGGATGAACAAGATGCTGGTGATGAAGAAGAAGCCCCATTCCAGGTCCTGGACTCTGTGAAGAACAAGACGCTTCATGATCACAATAGTCCAAAGAAGAAGGATATGACTGACAGCAAACATCAGGAGAACAAGTCAAATGAAATTGTTGATTCTTTGAATGAAGGTCCAGCCGAAGAAGAGCCTTTCGATGGTGAtggtcatgatgatgatgatgatgatgatggggaTAAAGATGAATCTGTGGAAACATCACAAACTACTAAGCATACTCGACAACGCCAGGCAAGACAACTTCTATTGTCTTCCTCTTCAGAAGACAATGCAAGCTTGGTGTTGCAGGACAAGGCGGAAGAGGCGGATCCTGAAGAAGCATCCTCCCCCAACTGGAGTGGTAGAGCCACGAGGAGAGGCAGACCAACTTCTG TTGTAAAGGAGGAGCATATTGCGACAAAGCGAACACGTTCTCAGGCTCCATGTGTCGCACCAAGCTTTGGACTGCCAGCGTTCAAAGCCAACAACCCTCTTG GTCAGGAGTTTGTCAGGTGCGGGTATTTCTGTGACATGTGCTCGACTTTCTACCAACACGAGATTACAACACAAGAAATGCACTGCAGCAGTAGAGAGCATTACAACAACCTTAAG AAATATTATGGGACACTTCAACAGAAAGCATCCAAAAGATAA
- the LOC133606539 gene encoding uncharacterized protein isoform X2, translated as MFPTQVPHGWPEPSTVPSNEAILRSINMHVRHIKEVRAHGKPLPQPSHQSCQQTDVPPFDARTTALNPLDQTTAAASYGGAMDSCFNFFHETKLDHQSIPGLCDHDHPMSDKLAAPPGSSPTKYTSESAANILQRFGLEKEDMDLLLSYPEDQITPASLPFILRQIRLQKAERAVAATTTIAATAIAATVTSVTASATTDLSKVLTEFANKNSLKHSLAATESNTLENALQAAYFRDQASSSSSLSSMLPFVAPKSHNSVYAVQSFTLTGKEIDVQHASSKIVYQRELEAGRSSKPESQASIAAYHQAHSSRPNLLLISCKNEDDCSASEPRRNQDTKELQQRMTKNLEPTQQQYLANKQQDISNKQDMSNKPHAQQCTTSKKDKSEKPDDGCSKLVQPICSIVTQFSCLGQPPTAAPPRRAPLSNTLPQTARISNNVVDPSRVFPNMDGLVQQNSSLHLTSSKNKPVSTFAKARRRSPSPCTSRRRSYSSSSCDSRRSRSQSYERSLSRSKKRRWSPERRRNSPHSSRHIRSYRSRSRSWDRQYPSARSHRGTSSPPRSPKKCLSPERHRDRTASPKRFMKRHSLTRSSRDANVPFLENSYTAEHLAKKVLETSAVQSLSNQRDLETVVKTLAPALLAELLKMESFSSLALSSPSSADKQMDMTEAPTSSFNKVGLKSSPPTMVKLEGICSDLSHDDVASYAENFGKTKSVVLFRAKGEAIVCFEQEDAAKKMKNIKNFCLKDIPVSVVKQMESDDEESNTCSTSGKPLHKMPAVSQQTRAETSTALDPQPTPARTYPISLAKVSKATASYSKAKNVSIKQVSKGKKRADKKGLVKAKTLTIKAKQSQGAVKEKGEQSKCFTEEQCNVEVSSELAIVGPESVTEPPLHRVAQTEDLSDPLPAEVMSPLMDKDKQTTNVEDDQEVTAESCQTNKDYDIDAVKTSVCKEGTMVSEKEEAQQVIDSVEEHPTSSETASEWELCSPCTASKKEEHDSPKTQQTQVKNHSTSGLPEVEQKHQVVDSINVQQSSSMPMVGPRRSMGEKTPDPSVEDEETTFHILDSVDTEIVQEEPSITTQSSRGKRGRPLKNDASSEKRVQEEMTPMKKRTRTSQECTKKETPTKKTQPVLKDEVKSLPTTRGKGRRGRPKKTVQTTKKRKDDCLEKDEQDAGDEEEAPFQVLDSVKNKTLHDHNSPKKKDMTDSKHQENKSNEIVDSLNEGPAEEEPFDGDGHDDDDDDDGDKDESVETSQTTKHTRQRQARQLLLSSSSEDNASLVLQDKAEEADPEEASSPNWSGRATRRGRPTSVVKEEHIATKRTRSQAPCVAPSFGLPAFKANNPLGQEFVRCGYFCDMCSTFYQHEITTQEMHCSSREHYNNLKKYYGTLQQKASKR; from the exons ATGTTCCCCACACAAGTGCCTCATGGATGGCCAGAACCCAGCACTGTCCCTAGCAATGAAGCAATCCTGAGGTCTATAAATATGCATGTTAGACACATTAAAGAGGTGAGGGCTCATGGAAAACCTTTGCCTCAGCCTTCACATCAAAGCTGTCAACAAACAGATGTCCCCCCATTTGATGCAAGGACCACCGCTTTGAACCCGCTCGACCAAACCACAGCTGCAGCCAGCTATGGTGGTGCCATGGATTCATGCTTCAATTTCTTTCATGAAACTAAACTAGATCATCAGTCCATTCCGGGATTGTGTGATCATGACCATCCTATGTCAGATAAACTAGCAGCTCCCCCCGGGTCCAGCCCAACCAAATATACCTCAGAATCGGCCGCCAATATCCTTCAACGCTTTGGACTTGAAAAGGAGGACATGGACCTTCTGTTATCCTATCCTGAAGACCAGATTACCCCCGCTAGTTTACCGTTCATCTTACGCCAAATACGCCTTCAGAAAGCTGAAAGAGCTGTTGCAGCCACCACTACAATTGCAGCTACTGCAATAGCCGCCACCGTAACATCTGTCACTGCATCAGCCACCACAGATCTATCCAAAGTATTGACTGAATTTGcaaacaaaaacagtttgaaacaTTCTTTAGCAGCGACTGAAAGCAACACTTTGGAAAATGCTCTACAGGCTGCTTATTTCAGAGATCAGGCAAGTTCTAGCTCTTCTCTTAGCTCAATGCTCCCTTTTGTGGCTCCTAAAAGTCACAATTCAGTTTATGCAGTACAGAGTTTTACTCTGACAGGAAAAGAAATAGATGTCCAACATGCATCATCTAAAATAGTTTATCAGAGAGAACTAGAAGCGGGTCGCTCGTCAAAACCAGAATCCCAAGCATCCATCGCTGCATACCATCAAGCACATTCCAGCCGACCTAACTTGTTGCTCATTTCTTGTAAAAACGAAGATGACTGCAGTGCGAGTGAACCCAGGAGGAATCAAGATACAAAGGAGCTGCAACAGAGAATGACAAAAAATCTGGAGCCAACCCAGCAACAATATTTAGCAAATAAACAACAAGATATATCAAATAAGCAAGACATGTCAAATAAACCTCATGCACAGCAATGCACGACAAGCAAAAAAGATAAGTCAGAGAAACCTGATGATGGTTGTAGTAAACTGGTGCAACCCATCTGTAGCATTGTCACTCAGTTTTCGTGTCTAGGTCAGCCTCCGACTGCTGCACCCCCTAGAAGAGCGCCCCTTTCAAACACCCTACCACAAACAGCCCGAATATCCAACAATGTGGTGGACCCGTCCAGAGTCTTTCCAAACATG GATGGTCTCGTTCAACAGAACAGCAGCCTGCACCTCACCAGCAGCAAGAA CAAGCCTGTTTCAACTTTCGCCAAAGCCAGGAGACGCTCACCGTCCCCCTGCACCTCCAGACGCAG GTCCTACTCTTCCTCATCCTGTGACAGTCGGCGCTCACGTTCCCAAAGCTATGAAAGGTCGCTTTCCAGGAGTAAGAAGAGGCGGTGGAGCCCGGAGAGACGACGGAATTCCCCGCATTCGAGCCGACACATTCGCAG CTATCGCTCACGCTCCAGGAGCTGGGACAGACAATATCCATCAGCAAGAAGCCATCGGGGGACATCTTCGCCACCAAGGAGCCCCAAAAAGTGCTTGTCACCAGAAAGGCACAGAGACCGGACTGCATCACCCAAAAGGTTTATGAAAAGACATTCCTTAACAAGGAGTAGTCGGGATGCAAACGTTCCTTTTTTAGAGAATTCATACACTGCAGAACATCTTGCCAAGAAGGTGTTGGAAACATCAG CGGTCCAGTCTTTGTCCAACCAAAGGGATCTGGAGACTGTGGTGAAAACTCTGGCTCCTGCCTTGCTGGCTGAACTACTCAAGATGGAGTCTTTCTCTTCACTTGCCCTTTCCTCGCCCTCATCTGCAGACAAACAAATGGATATGACCGAAGCGCCAACTTCCTCTTTCAATAAG GTTGGGCTCAAGTCATCGCCCCCGACGATGGTGAAGCTGGAGGGAATATGTAGTGATCTGTCCCACGATGACGTGGCGTCCTATGCCGAGAACTTTGGAAAAACCAAGTCGGTTGTACTGTTTCGGGCCAAAGGCGAG GCCATTGTGTGTTTTGAGCAAGAAGACGCCGCCAAGAAGATGAAGAACATAAAGAACTTCTGTTTAAAGGACATTCCGGTGTCTGTTGTTAAACAGATG GAAAGCGACGACGAGGAGTCGAACAC GTGCAGCACATCTGGCAAGCCTCTTCACAAGATGCCTGCTGTTTCTCAACAAACCAGAGCGGAAACAAGTACGGCACTGGACCCTCAACCAACTCCAGCTAGAACTTACCCTATAAGCCTGGCAAAGGTCTCGAAAGCCACAGCGTCATATTCCAAAGCAAAGAATGTCTCAATCAAGCAGGtttcaaaaggaaaaaaaagagctgATAAGAAAGGTCTAGTAAAAGCTAAAACCCTAACAATCAAAGCGAAGCAATCTCAAGGTGCTGTTAAGGAAAAGGGGGAGCAATCCAAATGTTTCACCGAAGAGCAGTGCAATGTTGAGGTCTCCTCTGAGCTAGCCATTGTTGGACCAGAAAGCGTGACAGAACCCCCGCTGCATAGAGTGGctcaaacagaagatctgagtgaccCGCTACCTGCAGAAGTCATGTCTCCTTTGATGGATAAAGACAAGCAGACGACCAACGTGGAAGACGACCAAGAGGTGACAGCAGAATCCtgtcaaacaaacaaagactaTGACATTGACGCTGTAAAAACCTCTGTTTGTAAAGAAGGCACCATGGTctcagaaaaagaagaagcacaACAGGTGATTGATTCTGTTGAAGAGCACCCAACTTCTAGTGAGACAGCGAGTGAGTGGGAATTGTGTTCTCCATGCACAGCTTCCAAGAAAGAAGAACATGACTCTCCAAAGACGCAGCAGACTCAAGTGAAGAACCACAGCACTTCTGGACTACCTGAAGTTGAGCAGAAGCACCAGGTTGTTGATTCTATTAATGTTCAACAGTCCAGCAGCATGCCAATGGTTGGTCCTAGGAGGAGCATGGGAGAAAAGACCCCAGATCCATCTGTAGAGGATGAGGAGACTACTTTTCACATCTTAGACTCTGTGGACACTGAGATAGTACAAGAAGAGCCCAGCATCACAACCCAATCTAGCAGAGGAAAAAGAGGAAGGCCGCTAAAGAACGATGCTTCGAGTGAGAAAAGAGTTCAAGAAGAAATGACACCAATGAAGAAAAGGACAAGAACTTCACAGGAATGCACCAAAAAAGAAACACCAACCAAGAAAACGCAGCCTGTTCTGAAAGATGAAGTGAAGAGTCTTCCAACTACAAGAGGaaaaggaagaagaggaagaccTAAGAAAACAGTCCAAACCACTAAAAAAAGGAAAGATGACTGTTTAGAAAAGGATGAACAAGATGCTGGTGATGAAGAAGAAGCCCCATTCCAGGTCCTGGACTCTGTGAAGAACAAGACGCTTCATGATCACAATAGTCCAAAGAAGAAGGATATGACTGACAGCAAACATCAGGAGAACAAGTCAAATGAAATTGTTGATTCTTTGAATGAAGGTCCAGCCGAAGAAGAGCCTTTCGATGGTGAtggtcatgatgatgatgatgatgatgatggggaTAAAGATGAATCTGTGGAAACATCACAAACTACTAAGCATACTCGACAACGCCAGGCAAGACAACTTCTATTGTCTTCCTCTTCAGAAGACAATGCAAGCTTGGTGTTGCAGGACAAGGCGGAAGAGGCGGATCCTGAAGAAGCATCCTCCCCCAACTGGAGTGGTAGAGCCACGAGGAGAGGCAGACCAACTTCTG TTGTAAAGGAGGAGCATATTGCGACAAAGCGAACACGTTCTCAGGCTCCATGTGTCGCACCAAGCTTTGGACTGCCAGCGTTCAAAGCCAACAACCCTCTTG GTCAGGAGTTTGTCAGGTGCGGGTATTTCTGTGACATGTGCTCGACTTTCTACCAACACGAGATTACAACACAAGAAATGCACTGCAGCAGTAGAGAGCATTACAACAACCTTAAG AAATATTATGGGACACTTCAACAGAAAGCATCCAAAAGATAA